A single region of the Flammeovirga agarivorans genome encodes:
- a CDS encoding leucine-rich repeat domain-containing protein: MIPTYIKKNILLLTLLCAATVSNAQSTLNMEWWNGLDKYWKGIFTSQIMWDQDDMTAEGLQKIEALTAINASGYDDFGDERIVTSLEPIAQLTALEDVDISYTRVKDLSPLKNMHHLKRLNLAFTRVNDLTALDHSMTIHELFLSGTRVKTLAPIANIPLESLDLFQNKSFEDWASISAFRKTLKMLALDETKVEDLSFLKKMKKLEELKLSYTNVSDISSLKKLKSLTYLQLQKTKVTDLSSLNKLKNIEHLNISNTEIIDIASVGALKNLHTFYFSDSKVKDITPLAQTLSMNELTFSNTPVSDLTPLSDLQKLSILIITGSQVSNLAPLDGVTSLSIIYFRDAQVSPDDVNKFKEKHPNIETDYF, encoded by the coding sequence ATGATCCCAACATATATTAAAAAAAATATTCTGCTTCTAACACTATTGTGTGCAGCAACCGTTTCTAATGCTCAATCTACATTGAATATGGAATGGTGGAATGGTTTAGACAAATACTGGAAGGGAATATTCACTTCACAGATCATGTGGGACCAAGACGACATGACTGCTGAAGGATTACAAAAAATTGAAGCACTTACTGCTATTAACGCTTCAGGTTATGATGACTTTGGTGATGAAAGAATTGTAACCAGCCTTGAACCTATTGCCCAGTTAACCGCTTTAGAAGATGTTGATATTTCTTATACTCGAGTAAAAGATCTATCTCCTCTAAAAAATATGCACCATCTTAAGCGTCTAAATCTAGCATTTACCAGAGTTAATGACCTTACAGCTTTAGACCATTCGATGACTATTCATGAATTGTTTTTATCTGGAACTAGAGTAAAAACTTTAGCACCAATAGCAAACATTCCTCTTGAAAGCTTAGATCTCTTCCAAAATAAGTCATTTGAAGATTGGGCATCTATTTCCGCTTTCAGGAAAACATTAAAGATGTTGGCTTTAGATGAAACTAAAGTAGAAGACCTTTCTTTCCTTAAGAAAATGAAGAAGCTTGAGGAATTAAAGTTGTCATATACTAATGTCAGCGATATAAGTAGTCTTAAAAAATTAAAGTCACTTACTTATCTTCAATTGCAAAAAACTAAGGTTACAGACCTAAGTTCTCTTAATAAATTGAAGAATATAGAACATTTAAATATTTCGAATACTGAAATAATAGATATTGCATCAGTGGGTGCATTAAAAAATCTTCATACATTTTATTTCTCAGATAGCAAGGTTAAAGATATTACTCCTTTAGCTCAGACGTTATCGATGAATGAACTTACTTTCTCAAATACTCCTGTTAGTGATCTTACACCACTTTCAGATCTACAAAAATTAAGTATTCTGATTATCACAGGGTCACAAGTAAGTAATTTAGCTCCATTAGATGGGGTAACTTCCCTTTCAATTATTTATTTCAGAGATGCACAGGTGTCTCCTGATGATGTAAATAAATTTAAAGAGAAGCATCCGAATATAGAAACAGATTATTTTTAG
- a CDS encoding amidophosphoribosyltransferase produces the protein MSEVIKHECGIAMLRLRKPLSYFIEKYGTPTYAISKMYLLMEKQRNRGQDGAGIASIKLGMKPGKPFIDRARSVEADPINDVFKKVGKKLNKLSKDSEKYLDADYLRANTPFVGDVYMGHLRYGTHGNNTINHCHPFMRNNNWRSRQLIMAGNFNMTNVDELFDRLVELGQHPKENVDTVTVMEKIGHFLDLEVQDLFVKYNQTNLTNIEISEKIEEELDLGRVLSRSCKDFDGGYALMGLTGFGGGFVARDANGIRPAYYYADDEIVVVASEKTAIKTAFNADYSKIQEINPGHALIIDKFANYKEVKYIEPSEKKSCSFERIYFSRGTDPSIYSERKMLGKLLVPKVLEAIDYDLKNTVFSYIPNTAETAFLGMMSGIDQYLVQKRLEAIESGVSGEELERLMSFRPRHEKLVIKDVKARTFIADDTMRDDMVAHVYDTTFEVIKKQVDTLVVIDDSIVRGTTLEKSIIQMLDRLEPKRIIVVSSAPQIRYPDCYGINMSKMKEFVAFRAMINLIKRNGQEDLMDEIYYRCKSALRKSEKMDTNFVQQLYDQFTNEQISDEIANIIKQHHIKAEVKVIFQTVDNLHEACPQHLGDWYFTGDFPTQGGMKVANRAFVNYMEGKDGRAY, from the coding sequence GTGAGTGAAGTAATTAAACACGAGTGTGGCATTGCAATGCTACGCCTGCGAAAACCGCTCTCATACTTTATTGAGAAATACGGTACGCCTACTTACGCAATCAGTAAGATGTATTTATTGATGGAAAAGCAGCGTAACCGTGGTCAAGACGGTGCTGGTATCGCCAGTATTAAATTAGGTATGAAGCCTGGCAAACCTTTCATTGATAGAGCTCGTTCTGTTGAAGCTGATCCCATCAACGACGTCTTCAAGAAGGTAGGCAAAAAACTAAACAAACTAAGCAAAGACTCAGAGAAATATCTCGACGCAGATTATCTAAGAGCGAACACTCCATTTGTCGGTGATGTTTACATGGGTCACCTTCGTTACGGTACTCACGGTAACAACACTATCAATCACTGTCACCCTTTCATGAGAAATAACAACTGGCGCTCTCGTCAATTGATCATGGCTGGCAACTTTAATATGACTAACGTTGATGAATTGTTTGACAGGTTAGTTGAATTAGGGCAGCATCCCAAAGAAAATGTGGATACTGTGACAGTAATGGAGAAAATTGGTCACTTCTTGGATTTAGAAGTTCAAGATCTTTTCGTAAAGTACAATCAGACAAACTTAACTAACATTGAGATTTCTGAGAAAATCGAAGAAGAACTTGATCTTGGACGCGTATTATCTCGCTCTTGCAAAGATTTTGATGGTGGTTATGCCTTAATGGGCTTAACTGGTTTTGGTGGCGGATTCGTTGCCAGAGATGCAAACGGTATTCGTCCTGCATACTATTATGCAGATGATGAAATCGTTGTGGTTGCATCAGAAAAAACAGCGATCAAAACTGCCTTCAATGCTGATTACAGCAAGATTCAGGAGATCAACCCTGGACATGCTTTAATCATTGACAAGTTTGCCAACTACAAAGAAGTAAAATACATAGAACCTTCTGAAAAGAAATCTTGTAGCTTCGAAAGAATTTATTTCTCAAGAGGAACAGATCCTAGTATCTACTCTGAAAGAAAAATGTTAGGAAAACTATTAGTTCCTAAGGTTCTTGAGGCTATAGATTACGATCTTAAAAACACTGTCTTCTCATACATACCAAATACAGCTGAAACTGCATTCCTTGGTATGATGTCAGGTATTGATCAATATCTTGTTCAGAAGCGTTTAGAAGCTATCGAAAGTGGTGTAAGTGGAGAAGAATTAGAACGTCTAATGTCGTTCAGACCTCGCCATGAAAAACTCGTTATCAAAGATGTAAAAGCTAGAACTTTTATTGCTGATGATACAATGAGAGATGACATGGTTGCCCATGTTTATGACACAACTTTCGAAGTGATCAAAAAGCAAGTTGATACTTTAGTTGTCATCGATGATTCAATTGTTCGTGGTACTACTCTAGAAAAATCTATCATTCAGATGTTAGATCGTTTAGAGCCAAAACGTATCATCGTTGTATCTTCAGCTCCTCAGATTAGATATCCTGACTGCTACGGCATCAATATGTCTAAAATGAAAGAGTTTGTGGCGTTTAGAGCAATGATCAACCTAATCAAAAGAAATGGTCAGGAAGATCTTATGGATGAGATTTACTATCGTTGTAAATCTGCTCTTCGCAAATCTGAAAAGATGGACACAAACTTTGTTCAACAGCTTTATGATCAGTTCACTAATGAGCAAATTTCAGATGAGATTGCTAACATTATTAAGCAACATCATATTAAAGCTGAAGTGAAAGTGATTTTCCAAACAGTAGATAACCTACATGAAGCTTGTCCTCAACACCTTGGAGACTGGTACTTTACAGGAGACTTCCCTACTCAGGGTGGTATGAAAGTAGCTAATAGAGCTTTCGTAAACTACATGGAAGGAAAAGACGGTAGAGCATACTAA
- the gldC gene encoding gliding motility protein GldC, producing the protein MKESQIRVKVELDDQNIPEKIFWKADDSGEQGLQETRAFDLNIWDHERKETLRIGLWGKEMTVEELKFFYIDAMGGIAQNIMNATGDEKMAAEIHQLCKRMSDHVVELRNKEGK; encoded by the coding sequence ATGAAAGAGTCACAGATTCGTGTTAAGGTAGAATTGGATGATCAGAATATTCCGGAAAAGATTTTCTGGAAGGCAGATGATTCTGGTGAGCAAGGCTTACAAGAAACACGAGCTTTTGATTTAAACATCTGGGACCACGAGCGTAAAGAAACTTTACGTATTGGTTTGTGGGGTAAGGAGATGACTGTAGAAGAACTGAAGTTTTTCTATATTGATGCTATGGGTGGTATTGCTCAAAACATCATGAACGCAACAGGTGATGAAAAAATGGCAGCTGAAATACATCAGTTATGTAAACGCATGTCTGACCATGTTGTTGAACTAAGAAACAAAGAAGGAAAGTAA
- a CDS encoding putative quinol monooxygenase has protein sequence MLQRFVRMSFQEEHIKTFKELFSEVQPKIKEFEGCHSVQLLQDSTDKKVFMTFSVWDSEDALNNYRESDFFKATWRKTKVLFKQKPEAFSMNIIQ, from the coding sequence ATGCTACAAAGATTTGTTAGAATGTCATTTCAAGAGGAACACATAAAGACCTTCAAAGAGCTATTTAGCGAAGTTCAACCTAAAATCAAAGAATTTGAAGGCTGTCATTCAGTTCAACTACTACAAGATAGTACTGATAAAAAAGTCTTTATGACTTTCTCTGTCTGGGATTCAGAAGATGCTTTAAATAATTACAGGGAATCAGACTTTTTTAAAGCTACTTGGAGAAAGACTAAGGTACTATTCAAGCAAAAGCCTGAAGCCTTTTCTATGAATATCATTCAATAA
- the queD gene encoding 6-carboxytetrahydropterin synthase QueD, producing the protein MKIFKSYTFEAAHFLPNMPEGHPCRRIHGHSWKMELHFDGELVMPYEWVIDFNEIDEVAMPIWKILDHNFLNEVEGLENPTSEVISMWVWNKIKTSLPALYKVVIFETPEAGTEYFGD; encoded by the coding sequence ATGAAGATATTTAAATCCTATACTTTCGAAGCTGCACACTTTTTACCAAATATGCCTGAGGGACATCCTTGTAGAAGAATACATGGACACTCTTGGAAAATGGAATTACATTTTGACGGCGAATTAGTAATGCCTTATGAATGGGTAATTGATTTCAATGAGATAGATGAGGTGGCTATGCCAATTTGGAAAATTCTAGATCATAATTTCCTTAACGAGGTGGAAGGTTTAGAAAACCCGACATCAGAAGTAATTTCAATGTGGGTTTGGAACAAAATTAAGACTTCATTACCTGCCTTATACAAAGTAGTGATTTTTGAAACTCCAGAGGCTGGGACAGAATATTTCGGAGATTAA
- the holA gene encoding DNA polymerase III subunit delta, with the protein MAFTADSILNKMKEGNFSPLYVLQGDEPFFIDQIASYVEKNALTDAEKSFNQTILYGKDTTLVQVLESARRFPMMAMRQVIIVKEGQDLPDLNRKSSQEMFAQYATTPVPTTVLVICLKNKKLDGRGAAKKAVDKNAVLLDTKKLYDNKIPGWIKTFCKEKNYKIKDRAVNMIAEYIGNDLTRISNELEKLMLNYNEETEITESLISKHIGISREYNVFELQNALGVKDVLKANRIVMYFNENAKSNPFILVVGTLFTYFSKILVVHENYSQNDQSLSKLLGVNPYFVKDYKIAATNYPKLKVLTIIEHLQDADLKAKGIRASLSDDENLKELVFKILH; encoded by the coding sequence ATGGCATTTACGGCAGATTCTATCTTGAATAAGATGAAAGAAGGTAACTTTTCTCCTTTGTATGTATTGCAAGGTGATGAGCCTTTTTTTATTGATCAAATTGCCTCATACGTAGAAAAGAATGCCTTAACTGATGCTGAGAAAAGTTTCAATCAGACTATTCTTTACGGTAAAGATACAACGTTAGTACAAGTATTAGAAAGTGCAAGACGCTTTCCAATGATGGCTATGCGTCAGGTTATTATTGTAAAAGAAGGTCAAGATCTTCCAGATTTAAATAGAAAGTCAAGTCAGGAAATGTTCGCACAATATGCAACAACCCCAGTTCCAACTACAGTGTTGGTGATTTGTCTTAAAAATAAGAAATTAGACGGAAGAGGTGCTGCAAAAAAAGCAGTCGATAAAAATGCTGTTCTTTTAGATACTAAAAAGCTTTACGATAATAAGATTCCTGGTTGGATAAAGACTTTTTGTAAAGAGAAAAATTATAAGATTAAAGATCGAGCAGTCAATATGATTGCTGAATATATAGGCAATGATTTAACGAGAATCTCTAATGAATTGGAGAAATTGATGTTAAATTATAATGAGGAAACAGAAATCACAGAATCGTTAATTTCAAAGCATATAGGAATTAGCAGAGAATATAATGTATTTGAATTACAAAATGCATTAGGTGTTAAGGATGTTTTGAAAGCCAATAGAATTGTGATGTATTTCAATGAAAATGCTAAAAGCAATCCTTTTATTCTTGTAGTAGGGACCTTGTTTACCTATTTCTCAAAAATACTGGTAGTACATGAGAACTATTCTCAAAATGATCAATCACTATCTAAACTTTTGGGTGTTAACCCTTATTTCGTTAAAGATTATAAAATAGCCGCTACAAATTACCCGAAACTAAAAGTACTTACGATAATAGAACACCTTCAAGATGCCGATTTAAAGGCCAAAGGGATTAGAGCATCATTATCTGATGACGAAAATCTTAAAGAATTGGTGTTTAAAATCCTTCATTAG
- a CDS encoding cytochrome c oxidase subunit I → MASVVLDVEHNAVGHDDHHDHHGNFWTNYVFSYDHKVIAKQYLISGILWAIIGGGLSLLFRIQLGFPEANLEWLRPLLGDWITESGKMDTTFYLAAVTMHGTIMVFFVLTAGLSGTFSNFLIPLQIGARDMASGFMNMLSYWLFALASVIMLASLFISTGPASGGWVIYPPLSALPQAVSGSGTGMTLWLVSMVFFIASSLLGSINYIATTINLRAAGMSFAKLPLTIWSFFITAIIGVLSFPVLFAAALLLVFDRSFGTSFYLSDIYIQGELLSHSGGSPILFQHLFWFLGHPEVYIVLLPALGLTSEVISTNSRKPIFGYRAMIGSMLGIAFLSFIVWAHHMFVSGMNPFLGTIFMFLTLIIAVPSAVKAFNYITTLFRGNIVFTPAMLFSIGLVSLFISGGVTGIILGNSALDIQLHDTYFVVAHFHLVMGSAAFFGMMAGVYHWFPKMFGRMMNTALGYVHFWLTFLGAYMVFFPMHYIGIAGFPRRYYSFTNFDAFSTFADLNTFISIAAIVTVTGQFIFVFNFFWSMFRGRIAPLNPWKSNTLEWTTPRVPGHGNWPGPLPVVYRWPYDYSKPGAEDDGYGDFIPQTVPFSKTKASNTPEEGRLAELEGEFQDLADHREKNPFI, encoded by the coding sequence ATGGCAAGCGTAGTATTAGACGTAGAACATAACGCAGTGGGTCATGATGATCACCATGATCACCATGGCAATTTCTGGACAAACTATGTGTTCTCTTACGACCATAAAGTAATTGCTAAACAATACCTTATTTCAGGTATTCTTTGGGCCATCATTGGTGGTGGTTTATCATTATTATTCCGTATTCAGTTAGGTTTCCCGGAAGCTAACTTAGAGTGGTTAAGACCTCTTTTAGGTGATTGGATCACTGAGTCTGGTAAAATGGATACAACTTTTTATTTAGCTGCAGTAACGATGCATGGTACCATTATGGTATTCTTCGTATTAACAGCTGGATTAAGTGGTACTTTCTCCAACTTCTTGATTCCTTTACAAATTGGTGCTCGTGATATGGCATCAGGATTTATGAACATGTTATCGTACTGGTTATTTGCACTAGCATCAGTAATCATGTTAGCATCATTGTTCATCTCTACAGGTCCTGCTTCTGGTGGTTGGGTAATTTATCCTCCATTATCAGCATTACCTCAAGCAGTATCAGGTTCTGGTACAGGTATGACATTATGGTTAGTGTCAATGGTATTCTTTATTGCATCGTCATTATTAGGATCTATCAACTATATCGCAACGACAATTAACTTGAGAGCTGCAGGTATGTCATTTGCAAAGCTTCCTCTTACTATCTGGTCGTTCTTTATTACAGCGATCATCGGTGTGTTATCGTTCCCTGTACTTTTTGCAGCAGCACTTTTATTAGTGTTTGATCGTAGTTTTGGTACTTCTTTCTATTTATCTGACATTTATATCCAAGGTGAGTTATTATCTCATTCAGGTGGTAGCCCAATCTTATTCCAACACTTATTCTGGTTCTTAGGTCACCCTGAGGTATATATCGTATTATTACCAGCCTTAGGTTTAACTTCAGAAGTTATTTCTACAAACTCAAGAAAGCCTATCTTTGGTTACAGAGCGATGATTGGTTCAATGTTAGGTATTGCGTTCCTTTCATTTATTGTATGGGCACACCACATGTTCGTATCTGGTATGAACCCATTCTTAGGAACGATCTTTATGTTCTTGACGCTGATTATTGCAGTTCCATCTGCGGTAAAGGCATTCAACTATATCACAACATTATTTAGAGGTAATATCGTATTTACTCCAGCAATGTTGTTCTCAATTGGTTTAGTATCATTATTTATCTCAGGTGGTGTAACAGGTATTATCCTTGGTAACTCTGCTTTAGATATCCAACTTCATGATACTTACTTTGTAGTAGCTCACTTCCACTTAGTAATGGGTTCTGCAGCATTCTTTGGTATGATGGCTGGTGTTTACCACTGGTTCCCAAAAATGTTTGGTAGAATGATGAATACAGCTTTAGGTTATGTTCACTTCTGGTTAACGTTCTTAGGTGCTTATATGGTATTCTTCCCAATGCACTACATTGGTATCGCAGGTTTCCCAAGAAGATACTACTCATTCACAAACTTCGATGCGTTCTCAACTTTTGCTGATTTAAATACTTTTATTTCAATTGCAGCGATTGTTACAGTAACAGGTCAATTTATTTTCGTATTCAACTTCTTCTGGAGTATGTTTAGAGGTAGAATTGCTCCATTGAACCCATGGAAGTCTAATACATTAGAGTGGACAACTCCAAGAGTTCCTGGTCACGGTAACTGGCCTGGTCCACTTCCAGTTGTATATCGTTGGCCATACGATTATTCTAAGCCAGGTGCTGAGGATGATGGTTATGGTGACTTTATTCCACAAACTGTTCCTTTCTCTAAAACAAAAGCTTCAAATACACCTGAAGAAGGTCGTTTAGCTGAGTTAGAAGGTGAATTCCAAGATCTTGCTGATCACAGAGAAAAGAACCCTTTCATTTAA
- a CDS encoding cytochrome c oxidase subunit II → MTTALLFATGAILIIAVLALVYRIITLVGIAKGDEKKVSSSNKINAAIFPILLVVGFGLIYWSYNDASQYFLPEAASIHGKETDSLFNITLGIVFAAFALTHILLFTFPFFFQHSEKRKAHYYPHNDMLEIAWTAVPAIVMAVLVIFGWRAWSDITAPAHDDAIQVELMGKQFAWEIRYPGKDLKLGKYDVANIDNTNSMGVDFDDVNATDDFMAREIVLPVGKEVELKIRAIDVIHSVFLPHFRVKMDAVPGMPTRFKFTPTITTEEMRKKTNNAKFNYELACTEVCGYGHFGMRKIVKIVTQKEYDAWLQKQKPWLEKNPDYMAEWEAKKSKDSVAQAN, encoded by the coding sequence ATGACAACGGCTTTACTTTTTGCCACGGGTGCGATATTAATCATAGCTGTATTGGCTTTGGTTTATCGAATTATCACTTTAGTAGGGATTGCTAAAGGAGATGAAAAAAAAGTTTCATCAAGTAATAAGATAAACGCTGCTATTTTTCCAATTTTATTGGTAGTAGGGTTTGGCTTGATTTACTGGTCGTATAACGACGCCTCACAGTATTTCCTTCCTGAAGCTGCATCAATCCATGGTAAAGAAACAGACTCACTATTTAACATTACGTTAGGAATTGTGTTTGCTGCATTTGCATTAACACACATTCTTCTGTTCACTTTCCCATTTTTCTTTCAACATTCGGAGAAAAGAAAAGCTCACTATTATCCACATAACGATATGTTGGAAATTGCTTGGACAGCAGTTCCTGCAATTGTAATGGCAGTACTTGTAATCTTCGGTTGGAGAGCGTGGTCTGACATCACAGCACCTGCACATGACGATGCAATCCAAGTTGAATTAATGGGTAAACAATTTGCATGGGAGATTCGCTACCCAGGTAAAGATTTAAAATTGGGTAAGTACGATGTGGCAAATATCGATAATACTAACTCAATGGGTGTGGACTTTGATGATGTGAATGCTACAGATGACTTTATGGCTCGTGAAATCGTTTTACCAGTAGGTAAAGAGGTGGAATTGAAGATTAGAGCAATTGATGTAATTCACTCTGTATTCTTACCTCACTTTAGAGTGAAGATGGATGCCGTGCCAGGTATGCCAACACGCTTTAAGTTTACTCCAACAATTACTACTGAGGAGATGCGTAAGAAAACTAACAATGCTAAATTTAATTACGAATTAGCTTGTACAGAAGTTTGTGGATACGGTCACTTTGGTATGCGTAAGATTGTTAAGATCGTAACGCAAAAGGAGTATGATGCTTGGTTACAAAAGCAAAAGCCTTGGTTAGAGAAAAATCCTGACTATATGGCTGAGTGGGAAGCTAAGAAGTCGAAAGATAGCGTAGCTCAAGCAAACTAA
- a CDS encoding deoxycytidylate deaminase, which produces MSRGQEFDIAFMRCAESIAELSRCVRLKVGAIIVKNGNIISMGYNGTPKGFDNACEFELESSNEETGEKTVVLKTKEEVLHAEANAITKAAKSTYSTDGASIYCTDSCCFGCAKLIIQAGIVKFYYKREYRDTSGLDLLRKAGIEVIKVTY; this is translated from the coding sequence ATGAGTCGAGGTCAAGAATTTGATATTGCTTTTATGCGATGTGCAGAATCTATTGCAGAGTTAAGTAGATGTGTACGCTTGAAAGTGGGAGCTATAATTGTTAAGAATGGCAATATTATATCTATGGGGTATAACGGTACACCAAAAGGATTTGATAATGCTTGTGAGTTTGAATTAGAGTCTTCTAACGAAGAGACAGGTGAGAAGACAGTTGTGCTTAAAACAAAAGAGGAAGTATTACATGCCGAAGCTAATGCGATTACTAAGGCAGCGAAGTCCACTTATTCTACAGATGGAGCAAGTATTTATTGTACGGATAGTTGTTGTTTTGGATGTGCAAAACTTATCATACAAGCAGGTATAGTTAAGTTCTATTATAAAAGAGAATATAGGGATACTTCAGGGTTGGATTTATTAAGAAAAGCAGGTATTGAAGTAATCAAAGTCACTTACTAA